The nucleotide window GAAACGGTCATGGGCATGCTGCGCATCTATCTTCGCCCACGCGACAAGGCGCCCGGGCGCGGCGGCTGGTTCGGCGGGCGCCGCCCGCTTTACCGCGAACTGATCCTGCAGGCGAAAGAGGCCGGGATCGTCAATGCCATCGCGCATCACACGCAATTCGGCTTTTCCAACCACGGGCGGGTCGAGGACATGGGCGGCGAGGTGCTGAATCCCAACCTGACGATATGCGTCGAGCTGGTCGCCAACCGAACCGTGCTGGAGCATTTCTGCCGGACCCACGGCACGCTGCTGGCCGGAAAGGTAATCCTCTTCGCCCCCATCGAGCTGTGGCGCTAGGTGTTCAGTCCCGGCATCTGGTTGATCGGGTCGACGATGTATCGATGTGGCTCTGATGTCCCGATTTTGCAGATGTATTCGTAGGGCGTGAGACCGTTCAGGGTCTTCAGCCTGCGTGCGAAGTTGTAGGCTGCGAGGAAGTCGGCAAGGTGCGTCCGCAGCTGGTGGTGGTTTTCGGAGTGGAACCGTTTCACCGTCGCCTCTTTGATCGTGCGGTTCATCCGCTCAACCTGACCGCCGCTCGGGAAAACAGTCCCCCGCTCTGTCAGAGCCGTGGACCGCGGTTCCGTTGGCCCGGTCTTCATGTCCTCGACCCTCGCGCGCTTGCGCCCCTTCGCCACCGTCTTCGGGTTGATCCCTAATTCCCGGATCAGTTGCGCGAGCGAAGCTTGCGATCGCTGTATTGCAGCTCTGACGGCGAACGTGGTCGTGCGCTCCCGTGACGAACTTGTCCCATAGTGCTTCCTTCCATTCCTGAAAAAGGATCGCACCATCAAACCGTGGGATCAAACAGCTAGGACCGGGGCTGATGGCCGGAAAAGCAGGCACCTGCGCCGCCCTCATCCCTGCCCGACAAGCTGGATGGCGCGCTGTAGTAGATACTTTTAACCAGAAGGGCTGGTGCGGCTGACAGATACGACGCGGTCTCGGTGAAGTCGGTGACGCGCCGGAGCAGCAGGGGCTTCAGATGGGCCCGTTTCGCCTGAACCGCTGCGAGCGCGGCCGAAGTTCGGCCCGAGCCAGTTCCGCCCGATCTTCAGCACCAGCTTTCCATTCGCCCGCGCGGAGAGCGCAGCCCGACAAGGTCAACATCAATGGAGAGGACTTCGAGCCGACCGCACAGTCGATCTCGCGGATTCACCACTTGCTATCCGCGAGCCCGCCGGCCACCAGCAACAGAACCCAAGCAATTCAGCGAAGTATGTGCTGCGATTGCTTGAATCGCTACGGGGCGCTTCTGGAGACCCGCTCTCTTCCGAAGGCGCGCGAGCTGCTTCTCACCTTGCCTGCGCGCCGGTCCAAACGACCGCCTCACGCAGCAGCGTTTGCAGGGCGCTGTCGAAGCCTTGAACGATGTCGGCGCTCTGGTCCGTCTGGACAAGTGCCGTAGTGGCAAAACGGTGCGACCCGATGATGCGCCGGTCGGATTCGCGGATCAGCGTCATCATCGCGCTGACGTGGATATCCAGCGGCTTTGCGTCAGGCCCCGCCGGCTGGGCGTGGAACTCCTGCAGCTCTGTCATCAGCGTATAGTCGGGCATCAGCCCGGCGCCGGTCCGCCCGACCAGCCGAAAGCCGCCAAGGTTCTGGAACGAGGTGACCAGCAGCGTCTGCACAAGCGCGGGCGCGGGTTCGGACCATTGGGCATCGGGCAGATACTGCGCCTGAAAGGCCACTGGCTTGATCAGGATCCGGTCATTCGCCAGCGCCCCGGCAGAGCTTGGCAGTTCGACCACCAGATGCCCCCTGCCCGCTGCGGGCGCCGATGCGGCCACCACCGGCGACAGGGTATAGGCATCCCGTGGTGCGCTGGCCTCTGACACGGCGGTGAGGGCACCGCAGCCGGACATGAGCAAAAGCGCCAGGGCAAGCAAGGCGGGGCGGATCGGGTTCATGGCTGTCATCTCCTGTATTCCGGGGTCTGGGTGCCCAGCAGGAACCGGCCGGGGTCGCTGCCGATCCGCGAGGTCAGGGCGCTGATATTGGCCGCCAGCGCCCGCGCGTCCTTGGCGAGGGCGCTGAACTGCGGCAGCCCCTCGCGTGAGAAGGTCTCGAAGCCAGAGACGGCCCGGTCGAGGCTTGCGGCAGCGGCCCCAAGTCGGTCCATCACCGCCGGCACGTCATCCTCCAGCACCGCATTGGCGCTGTTGAAGGCTGTCCGAACATCGACCAGCGCCTCATCGACCCGGACCAGCGTCGCCTCGGCCGCGGTCATCACGGATTCCGTCTGCGTCGCCATCGTGTCGATGCGGGCGGTGGCCTGTTCGACATTGCGCAGGATCTCGGTGATCGCGGCGCCATTCTCGGGCGTGGTGAAGCCGCGGATATCGCGCATCAGCAAGATCGCCTCGGCCAGCAGATCGGGCATCCCGGTGATCAGATCCTGCAGGACCGAGGGTTTCGAGGGGATCAGCGGCACATCGGCCGGCGGCACCCTGAACAGGGGGCCTGCCACGACACTTCCCCCCTCCAGCGCCACATAGGACACGCCGGTCACACCCTGCGAGGACAGGGTTGCCATCGTGTCGGCGCGGACCGGGGTGCTGGCGTCGATCTCGATCCGCACCCGCACCAGCGCGGGATTGTCCTCGTCCAGCGCGATGGTCAGCACCTTGCCGACGGTGACGCCGTTATACTGCACCGCGCTGGCCTGGCCGAGGCCGGCGACGCTGTCGAAGACGATGTCATATTGCGCATAGGTCCGGTCGATCTGGACCTTGGCAAGCCACAGCGTGAAGCCGAGGATCGCCAGAACGCTGGCAAGGGTGAAGACCCCGACAAGGATGTATCTTGCGCGCGTTTCCATCAGTTGGCCCCCGCTGCCGGCTGCGCGGCATGGGCGCGGGGCCCGTGGAAATAGGCATGCACCCAGGGCTGATCGACCCGCAGCATTTCGGCCATGGTGCCGGTGACAAGCACCTTCTTTTCCGCCAGCACGGCGATGCGGTCGCAGGTGGCGTGCAGGGTATCAAGGTCATGGGTGACCAGAAACACCGTCAGCCCCAGCGCCTTTTGCAACGCGGTGATGAGGTCATCGAACTCCGATGCGCCGATGGGGTCGAGCCCGGCGGTCGGCTCGTCCAGAAACAGGATCTCGGGGTCCAGCGACAGCGCCCGCGCCAGCCCGGCGCGTTTGCGCATCCCGCCCGACAGGTCGGACGGCGACAGATCGCCCGCCGAGGCCGGCAGGCCCACCATCGCAATCCGCAGATCGGCCAGTGCCGTTCGGGTCTTGGCGTCGATCCCCAGCCGCTCGCGCATCGGGGCGGCGACATTCTCGCGCACGGTCAGCGAGGAAAACAGCGCGCCGCCCTGAAACATCACGCCC belongs to Frigidibacter mobilis and includes:
- a CDS encoding DUF190 domain-containing protein → MTDCPANAAPMEGALTETVMGMLRIYLRPRDKAPGRGGWFGGRRPLYRELILQAKEAGIVNAIAHHTQFGFSNHGRVEDMGGEVLNPNLTICVELVANRTVLEHFCRTHGTLLAGKVILFAPIELWR
- a CDS encoding ABC-type transport auxiliary lipoprotein family protein, whose amino-acid sequence is MNPIRPALLALALLLMSGCGALTAVSEASAPRDAYTLSPVVAASAPAAGRGHLVVELPSSAGALANDRILIKPVAFQAQYLPDAQWSEPAPALVQTLLVTSFQNLGGFRLVGRTGAGLMPDYTLMTELQEFHAQPAGPDAKPLDIHVSAMMTLIRESDRRIIGSHRFATTALVQTDQSADIVQGFDSALQTLLREAVVWTGAQAR
- a CDS encoding MlaD family protein; translated protein: METRARYILVGVFTLASVLAILGFTLWLAKVQIDRTYAQYDIVFDSVAGLGQASAVQYNGVTVGKVLTIALDEDNPALVRVRIEIDASTPVRADTMATLSSQGVTGVSYVALEGGSVVAGPLFRVPPADVPLIPSKPSVLQDLITGMPDLLAEAILLMRDIRGFTTPENGAAITEILRNVEQATARIDTMATQTESVMTAAEATLVRVDEALVDVRTAFNSANAVLEDDVPAVMDRLGAAAASLDRAVSGFETFSREGLPQFSALAKDARALAANISALTSRIGSDPGRFLLGTQTPEYRR
- a CDS encoding ABC transporter ATP-binding protein, with the protein product MADPIITIRGLTNRFGKTVVHQGLDLDVMRGEVLGVVGASGSGKSVLLRTIVGLQQPAEGSIDVLGTDVLTADPANLRIVQNRWGVMFQGGALFSSLTVRENVAAPMRERLGIDAKTRTALADLRIAMVGLPASAGDLSPSDLSGGMRKRAGLARALSLDPEILFLDEPTAGLDPIGASEFDDLITALQKALGLTVFLVTHDLDTLHATCDRIAVLAEKKVLVTGTMAEMLRVDQPWVHAYFHGPRAHAAQPAAGAN